One Nitrospirota bacterium genomic region harbors:
- a CDS encoding ABC transporter substrate-binding protein: MKSIVVMFLLIAVPCWAQAPPRIAWLWTGSPEGEATIVLAFKDGMRENGMIEGKHYILDERYADGKYDRFPALADELLKRNPTIIMANTIAAVRAAQQATKTVPIIFVNTNDPVGSGLVASLAHPGGNTTGLTSQNEDAVNKYIELLREVLPRASRIAVLSNPGNPSIPKMFERVRVVASSFGITARAFEVTMPKGLDAVFSAITQYRPTALLVLPDSMFYSQRDVISKFATTQRIPTIAANSQFVTSGCLISFGTNRPEIFRRSAIYVKKILGGAKPSDLPVEQPTRFELVVNMKAAKALGITIPQSLLLRADEVIQ, encoded by the coding sequence ATGAAATCAATAGTTGTCATGTTCCTGCTGATTGCGGTGCCCTGCTGGGCTCAGGCTCCGCCGCGTATCGCATGGCTATGGACAGGCAGCCCGGAAGGGGAGGCAACTATCGTATTAGCCTTCAAGGATGGCATGCGAGAAAACGGCATGATTGAGGGCAAACACTATATCCTCGACGAACGCTATGCAGACGGAAAGTATGACCGCTTCCCTGCCCTCGCCGATGAGCTGCTGAAGCGCAACCCCACGATCATCATGGCGAACACGATCGCAGCGGTACGTGCGGCGCAGCAGGCGACCAAAACGGTCCCGATCATATTCGTGAACACCAATGACCCGGTGGGCAGCGGCCTGGTCGCGAGCCTCGCGCATCCCGGGGGCAATACAACCGGGCTTACGAGTCAGAATGAGGACGCGGTCAATAAATACATCGAACTTCTGCGCGAAGTGCTTCCCCGTGCATCCCGTATTGCAGTCCTCAGCAACCCGGGTAATCCGTCGATTCCGAAAATGTTCGAGCGCGTCCGTGTTGTTGCTTCCTCTTTTGGAATTACTGCACGGGCGTTCGAGGTGACCATGCCCAAAGGTCTCGATGCCGTGTTCAGCGCGATCACGCAGTACCGGCCCACCGCGTTATTGGTACTCCCCGATTCCATGTTCTACTCTCAGCGAGACGTTATTTCCAAATTCGCGACAACTCAGAGGATCCCAACCATCGCCGCCAATTCTCAATTCGTAACCTCCGGATGTCTGATCTCATTCGGCACAAATCGCCCAGAGATCTTTCGCCGCTCTGCCATCTACGTAAAGAAGATCCTCGGAGGGGCCAAGCCCTCAGACCTTCCTGTCGAACAACCAACCCGGTTCGAACTGGTGGTGAACATGAAGGCCGCCAAAGCCCTCGGTATCACCATCCCACAATCGTTGCTGCTGCGAGCGGATGAGGTGATTCAATGA